One window of the Bacteroidota bacterium genome contains the following:
- a CDS encoding TonB-dependent receptor, producing the protein MNIDSINPDNREEIVRNQKVLMRQNKYSAHLMYNYKIDSRNTVTSGVMVDVYDVKFIDSVLIQTGFYPRKYGTGYGALAQLYSMWKHKFSEQLSLNSGLHFQFFSISKSFAAEPRVSLKYQFTEKQSVSLGYGLHHQVQPLPTYYNYDLVAMDGKPTNLNMGFSRSQHLVLGYDWFFLKDFHIKAEAYFQYIDKVPIEQFRSSFSMLNAGADFGTPDNTYLVNKGKGRNYGLEITAEKFFSKGYYFLVTSSIFQSHYKASDNIWRNTAFNGKYVVNALGGYQILFGGKKNKVKRHTFAADAKITTAGGRYYTPIDLLASEAARAEVLLDKQAFSQKYKDYFRMDMKLSYRFSFKKMTHEFSTDFQNIFNIKNIFRKVYNPRTNTLNNEYQQGLFILPQYRMLF; encoded by the coding sequence GTGAATATTGATTCTATCAATCCGGATAATCGCGAAGAGATTGTGCGCAATCAAAAGGTATTGATGCGGCAGAATAAGTATAGCGCCCACTTGATGTATAACTACAAAATAGATTCGCGCAATACGGTTACTTCCGGCGTGATGGTAGATGTTTATGACGTTAAATTTATTGATAGCGTGCTGATTCAAACAGGTTTCTATCCGCGCAAATACGGCACCGGTTATGGTGCGCTGGCGCAACTGTACAGTATGTGGAAGCATAAGTTCAGCGAACAGTTGTCGCTCAATAGCGGGCTGCACTTTCAGTTCTTCAGCATCAGCAAAAGCTTTGCAGCCGAGCCGCGCGTCAGTTTGAAATACCAATTCACCGAGAAGCAGTCGGTCAGCTTGGGTTATGGCTTGCATCACCAAGTGCAGCCCCTGCCTACTTACTATAACTACGATCTGGTCGCTATGGACGGCAAGCCAACCAACCTCAACATGGGCTTTTCGCGCAGTCAGCATTTGGTGTTGGGTTATGACTGGTTCTTTCTAAAGGATTTCCACATCAAGGCCGAGGCCTATTTTCAATATATTGACAAAGTGCCGATTGAGCAGTTCCGCAGTTCGTTCAGCATGTTGAATGCCGGTGCCGATTTTGGAACACCCGATAATACCTATCTGGTGAATAAGGGGAAGGGTAGAAACTATGGCTTGGAAATTACGGCAGAGAAGTTTTTCAGCAAGGGATATTACTTCTTAGTGACCAGTTCCATCTTCCAATCGCATTATAAAGCGAGCGATAATATTTGGCGGAACACGGCCTTCAACGGAAAGTATGTAGTGAATGCTTTGGGCGGTTACCAGATTTTGTTTGGAGGAAAAAAGAACAAAGTGAAGCGCCATACCTTTGCCGCCGATGCTAAGATCACCACTGCCGGCGGTCGTTATTATACTCCGATTGACCTCCTGGCCAGTGAAGCAGCCCGCGCCGAGGTGTTGCTTGATAAGCAGGCATTTTCGCAGAAGTATAAGGACTATTTCCGCATGGATATGAAACTGAGCTACCGATTTAGCTTTAAAAAGATGACGCATGAATTCTCTACCGATTTCCAGAACATATTTAATATCAAGAATATTTTCCGCAAGGTGTATAACCCACGCACAAATACCCTAAACAACGAATACCAGCAAGGGCTGTTTATTCTGCCTCAATACAGGATGTTGTTTTAA